In the Catenovulum adriaticum genome, TATTTTGGGTATTTTCGATAACCGCTTTTGAAAGTTATTTGGTAGTGGGGCTTTACTGTCTTAGCCATGCTTATTTGACGATAAAAAATACATCATTTAGCTTATTGCTTTCTCATTTTGTCGATTTAATTGGGTTTAGCATTTTGCTTTATTTGCATGGTAGTGCAATGAATGGAGCTATTTCTATTTTATATATTCCCATAGTATCCGCTTCTTTGTTATTAAAATGGCGACATGCTTGGCTTATATCAATGCTTGCCATCGCTTTTTATAGTGGGTTAATTTGGCAAGTGACTTCAGGTACACACCATCATATGATGGGAGCCCATTTACAAGGTATGTGGTTTACTTTTGTATTATCAGCAGTAGCTATGACTTGGTTTATGTCTGCACAGCGCTCAAGGTTAATTCGTCAAAGCCATGAAATCTCGGAATTAAAAGAGCAACAAATGAGAGATGAGCAAATTTTAGCGGTAGCTACTTATTCTGCTAATACTGCTCACCAGCTTTCAACGCCCTTGTCGACGTTGGGTATGCTAATTGACGAACTTTCATTATTTAATAAAGAGTCTGAAATACCTGCCGATTTACAACACCAATTATCAGAACAGGTGTCGTTTTGCCAGACAATCGTTAAAAATATAGCTAAGCAAGCTAAGTT is a window encoding:
- a CDS encoding sensor histidine kinase — translated: MQLNWKQIKKYHALTLVRLIFSFSCLLVFWVFSITAFESYLVVGLYCLSHAYLTIKNTSFSLLLSHFVDLIGFSILLYLHGSAMNGAISILYIPIVSASLLLKWRHAWLISMLAIAFYSGLIWQVTSGTHHHMMGAHLQGMWFTFVLSAVAMTWFMSAQRSRLIRQSHEISELKEQQMRDEQILAVATYSANTAHQLSTPLSTLGMLIDELSLFNKESEIPADLQHQLSEQVSFCQTIVKNIAKQAKLNTPNRCQAKQFVEKITQFWWNRRNEIELNTQFELSLDNVEIMTDLNLEMAISNLLDNAADSSLARQSNQIELSSKVEQDKLIIQIQDYGDGFDLQRMANLGLKSTSEKASGMGIGLILANAAIERSQGEIVLVNNERGALTIINLPLLSNTIG